The genomic DNA GAGAGAACGCCCTTGTTGACGATAAAGACGTTATCGCCAGTGCATTCGGCAACGTCCCCTTTGTGATTGAGCATCAGCGCTTCGACGCAGCCGGCCTGTAGCCCTTCCATCTTGGCGATGATGTTATTCAGATAGTTCAGCGACTTGATGCGTGGGTTCAGCGCCGCCGGATGGTTGCGAATCGTCGATGCGGTCACCAAATGCAAGCCGTGTTCATAATACTCGGCCGGGTACAGCGAGATTTTGTCGGCGATGATGATGACTTGCGGATTGCTGCAGCGGTTCGGGTCCAGTCCCAGCGATCCGGCACCGCGGGTCACGATCAAGCGGATGTAGCCATCGATGATGTTGTTGGCTGCCAGCGTGGCTTTGCAATGCTCGGCCATTTCCTCGCGCGGCATCGGGATTTCCAAACAGATCGCTTGCGCCGAATCCCACAGCCGATCCAGGTGATCGTCCAACTTGAAGATCTTTCCGGCGTAGCTTCGCATCCCTTCAAACACGCCATCGCCATAGAGCAACCCGTGGTCGAAAACGCTGATCTTGGCGTCTTCCTTAGGAACCAATTGTCCGTTGATTGAAATTTGCAGCGACATGAGCGACGTATTGAATGAAGTTTAAATAGGGAGGGGTCTGCGGCGATTGGACCACCAGCGCCGGGCTGGGGATTGTATTTCCAAACGCTTGCAAAGTATAGGTTCTTCCCTGCTTTTGGACTACAACGGGAAGTCCCCTTCCTCCCACAACGGCAAGTACCGGTAATAGGTTTCCAGCACCAGAGCGCACATCGCGGTGCTGTAAAGCCGTCCACCGACGCTGCCAAAGCGGTCGGTGAAGTGCCAGCTGCCCCGTTCATGGCCGCGCTGCGATTGCGTTTTGACAAGGAAATCGCGGAGCTTGGCGTTCCATTCGGGGAACCCGTAGTACCGCGCATGGTGCAGCGTCATCGTGGCGTAATAGTTGAAGTAGACGTTCGTTTTCGAAGGCCCCAGTTCGAACAGATAATGACAACCTTCCATGATCGCCGCGTCGCCGGGCGGTTTGTTCAAATACATTTGCAGCAACAATCCAACCGCTGTCGGCGTCGCTTCGGCCGCCGGTTCGAGGTATCCAAACCGCGTCCCCTGCTGGCTGCCCAAGCTGGTGACAAAATCCTCCGCCCGCGCGTGGACGTTGGTTGGAAACGGTAGCCCGCCGATCTGACAGCTCTTCAGCGCCATGATTTGCCAGCCGGTAACCGTCATGTCGCCGGGTTGGCCCGGTTGGTAACGCCAGCCCCCTTTTTCATGTTGCGCCATCACGATGTACTGCTGCAGATCGCGAAGCATGTCGTAAAGGTCCGCATCTTTGGTCATCGCATACGCCTCGGCGATCGCCAATGTGGCGATTCCGTGGCCGTACATGCTGCCATGCATCAGCTCACGTCCCTGCGCGGCATCCCGCATCTGACCGCGCAGGTAATAGATCGCTCTGGATATCGTTTCGGCGTGTTTGCCGCTTTGATGCGTGTAACCGGCGCCTAGGAAAGGGAGCAGCGCCAATCCGGTGGCGGCTGTCTTCGGTGTCGCTTGGCCGTCTGGATTCGTTCGTGGATTGCGACACTGCCCGTTGCACGGCGCTTTGGAAAGATCGAAATCCCACGAGCCGTTGTTCTGTTGATGGGCGACCAGCCAATCCAATGCCGCTTCGACGGCCAGCTCGCTCGCTTCGCTCGCACCATACTGCTTCGCCAGTTCTTGCCGCTTCCCTTCGACACGCCCTTCGACTCCCGCGTTCCCGCGCATCCTCAGCGGTGGCATGCCAGAAGAGGGCTGCTGCAAACCGTCGATCATTTGACGGATGGCGTCCAGCGGCTGTGTCGGAGCGGTCGCAGTGAGCGCTTCGGGTTGCTCGAATTCCACCGCTTCGAGTGCCGCGACGATCGCATGATCGGGCATCGCTTCGGTTTCGCGAATCTCCACCACGGCCCGATCCATAGGGGGCGTGATTTCGATCGGCGTCGGATCCTCTCGTTCCAATTTCCCCTGGAGCGTGAACAGGTCGTGTTTCGTTTCGACAATCGTCCAAAGGGCCAGGAACAACAGCACGCCGCCGTGCAACAAACCACTGACCAACCAACTGGGCATGCGGGCGTCGCGTAGGAACCGCTTCAGCAGAGGCAGCGTGGATTCGTGCGGATCGTCCGATGCGCTCGTTTCGATCGCCGCCGCTGCGATCCCGCTGCCCCCCGCCACCGGAGGCGCTAGCGGCATGGAGGTGCGCGCAGCATCCGAGCCAGCAATGGGGGGCGGGATCGGATGGGAAGAGGGAAGGCTCATCGGACTTGGGCACGCGCGGGTTGAAACACGATTCGGAACCCTGCAGTATAAACCGCCTGTGGCGCGTGCGGCATCTTTGCGAGGGAACGACGCGTTGGGGAATTCCCCAAACATGCGAAGCATAGCTCGCCCTCAGCCGAGTGCACGCGATTCTTCCGAACCGGAAGAACCGTTAGAATCGATCACCGCACCAACGGACGCAGCGCGCCGTTGGCGATCTTCTCGGGCGATTGGTGCAACGTCAGGTGCCGGTAATAGACTTCCAAGCACAGGCAGCCCATCGCGGTAGTATAGACCTCACCACCGTATCCACCCCAAACGCTGGTGGTAGGCCAG from Rosistilla carotiformis includes the following:
- the ilvE gene encoding branched-chain-amino-acid transaminase; this encodes MSLQISINGQLVPKEDAKISVFDHGLLYGDGVFEGMRSYAGKIFKLDDHLDRLWDSAQAICLEIPMPREEMAEHCKATLAANNIIDGYIRLIVTRGAGSLGLDPNRCSNPQVIIIADKISLYPAEYYEHGLHLVTASTIRNHPAALNPRIKSLNYLNNIIAKMEGLQAGCVEALMLNHKGDVAECTGDNVFIVNKGVLSTPSTDSGILEGITRNAVLEIADQLGIPTRQATLTRHDLFVADECFLTGSAAEVVPVVQLDNRTIGDGKPGPITKRLLEAFHKLVRQ
- a CDS encoding prenyltransferase/squalene oxidase repeat-containing protein, which translates into the protein MPLAPPVAGGSGIAAAAIETSASDDPHESTLPLLKRFLRDARMPSWLVSGLLHGGVLLFLALWTIVETKHDLFTLQGKLEREDPTPIEITPPMDRAVVEIRETEAMPDHAIVAALEAVEFEQPEALTATAPTQPLDAIRQMIDGLQQPSSGMPPLRMRGNAGVEGRVEGKRQELAKQYGASEASELAVEAALDWLVAHQQNNGSWDFDLSKAPCNGQCRNPRTNPDGQATPKTAATGLALLPFLGAGYTHQSGKHAETISRAIYYLRGQMRDAAQGRELMHGSMYGHGIATLAIAEAYAMTKDADLYDMLRDLQQYIVMAQHEKGGWRYQPGQPGDMTVTGWQIMALKSCQIGGLPFPTNVHARAEDFVTSLGSQQGTRFGYLEPAAEATPTAVGLLLQMYLNKPPGDAAIMEGCHYLFELGPSKTNVYFNYYATMTLHHARYYGFPEWNAKLRDFLVKTQSQRGHERGSWHFTDRFGSVGGRLYSTAMCALVLETYYRYLPLWEEGDFPL